The following DNA comes from Ammospiza caudacuta isolate bAmmCau1 chromosome 7, bAmmCau1.pri, whole genome shotgun sequence.
gctctcaagggattgttaaagcagataattggggccatgattgcacaaacctctcacagagtctgtatcaaaaggaaaacaccaagtaccttGAAATAAATGAAGTACCCTcaagtattaatgagccccactgagtgctgTTACTGACAAaacctctccagggactaattacagcagataattggagggGTTTGATTGCACAAACCACTCAGAGACTCCAAGACAAAAGCCAAAcacaaagtcctttgaaaaacctgcacagAGGTTcatggcacagaggcagctcctggcaagggcagcgctgcagagagacagctctgcccaggagcagctcctgtgcacagcccagcagggctggggcactgcctgcagctcccctgtgcacagcacaggggcacacaggggttaaactcagcctgggctgggagcacagagcagagctcactcaGGGCTCACCAGAGCAGGAAGCATCCTAGGTTTGAAACAGTCATTCCCTGGCTGTTGAAAGAGAAGCTGCCATTCCGGCAgggatctcctggagctggcacatccCACAGCTTTGAGGACCTTTCAGGAGgactctcagagctgctccagggcagggctgtggccctagggcagggctggctttccctgctgccccagcccaggcacagcccaaggcagctcctgttgccaggctctgctgcagggctgagcagccggggctgcagccaggggtgcccagggctgtcctgcagagcagggtcctgcagcccagggcgctgtgctggggcagtgactctgctgcctgcccaggaacgctctcagccagccctggcagctgttcccagcccagggggGGAAGCTGTGGGGGGAAGGAgccaccctgagcagggcaggggctgctgctgagaggggctgggtggggcagggctgctccctgctgtgcctTGGCACATCTCCAGAGGACACTTCCCAAAGAAGGTAAGCCTGGGATTGCTGGAAAGATCAGGAGCTTTCCTGAGAGTGTTTTCAATTTCCTACTTGGAGAGGATGGAAACGTTGGAGTGATAACAaaagatttttgtattttttacattttatatattcatAGCTCTGTAAATTACTATTATATAGTTACAATACTATAATCCTTAGTTTATTAAACTCTTGAACCTCTTAAACCACTATTATATTCTTATATAGCTTTAATCCTGAATTAAATCTAGTATGTTTCCTTACCTTTCTCTTAATAACCTGACTGTCTAAATATATTCCTAAAATGCTGTATAGTCCTATTCTTTTATATAATCCTATTCTTTTATATAGTCCTGAAATACTATATAGTCTTCTAGGAAATGGACATACAGGAACATTTTGGGTTTTGAGAATGAGCAGAATATGAGCAGTCATTATAAAAAGTGAAGGCAAAAAAGCCCTTGGATCTACTCCAATGGATTGAGACAGGGGTGTGTAACTGGGGCAACTGAATCTCTTATTGAATGTTCCTGTTAAATATCCTAGTTAATCAATCTCAATAAATTGTTGAAATCAGGGCCTGGGTGTGACCCATCCCCACTGGGACACCCGGAAACTTCCAATTAATATCTGGTTTTTACTTTACTGTTCTAACACTTGCagcaaggggtttttttttctctttggattaTAGACAACGGGGGGAtgagagaagcagagcaggaattgtaatcccagaatcacagaatattctgagttgaaagggacacacaggatCATCAAAGGAATGTTTGAACATTTACAGGGACTCCAGAACTGTAACTTTGGGTGGTCAGtgtctctgctgggagcctcccaaagggccctcagccactcctcagccctgggcagcagcagcatcacctctgcagggcccagcagggctctcctgagctgcccttgcccagctgcacacagagcctgccccagccagggccctgcacacaggcaggtttctgtagggccccagccagggcacacaggctgggatgggctctgtgagtgctggcagggacaaggctcctCTCAAGAGGGAATGTCCAGGCCCAGGGAGATGCTCAGGGAAAGAGAGGGGGCtgaagagagcagtgctgggggcaggatgAGGGCACTGGTGGTGTGTGGGAGGTGCCGGgcacagctggacaggggaaCACTGTCCTGGGTGCCCGgctgtctctgccctgccctctcagGCACAGCACCACAACATCTTCTCTTGGTTCTGCCCGGCCCTGATATTGTCACTGttatctgctgctctcagggaggctctggcatttgcagcagctgagtcaggcactgcccttggcattcctgccaggcagggctgtccatgggaatggggtgtCCAAGCttccctggcacctgtggggctgtgggcaaagcagtccatgggaaaggggaatgagctgagccccctccctgagatcccatcatgggcacagccagggatctctttgctgtgcccttccaagctctgagctgccctcctgggtgcaaatctgtgccaaggtctctgggAGTACCCTGAATGTCCCAcggggaagggcagagctgccagagctgaggaaatgctgctgagTTTGCCAAGGGAGCCATGGGTGTCCTTGGCACAAGGGGGTGCTGAGACCTTGCCCAGAGACCTTTAGAGAGGGTGAGACAttcagggatccctctgctctgggcagggtctgGTTTATCCCAGGCTGACCCAGGAGTGTGATTGTGCTCTGATTTCAGCCTAAGGTGcaaagccagagcagctgggaacaAGCCCATACAGCCCCTCACCTTCCCTCAGCCACAGGGAATCCTTTGCCTCTCCCATCTCTCAGTGGCAAACTCTGAGTACAGCAGAAATGTTGGGGATTTCTGACCTCAGAGAACCAAGAACAATGTGTGGCTAGGAAAACAATGCCGAAAACCAACTCCTGCCATCCACATCCTATAGAAATGGGAGTGCAGATGCTACCAAACCTTTCTGCATTCAGAGTGATTCCCCTGACAAATCCTGAATATCCATTCTTTGTCTTTCTGCCACATGGCCACAaacccagggcagggggcaTTGCTCCAAGAGAGCCCTCACGCAcaggcctggctgctcctggcacactcaGCCAGCACAACTGGAGCTCAGGCAAGGACCTGGGTGAaggatttcccagagcaggaacAAGGGTGGGTGAGTCCCAGTGGGACAGTCTGTGGGGAACGGCCCAGGCTTGGCTCCAAGCAGCCTCTCCTGACTTGTCACTGTCCTTTCTCCATGAACAtgtccccatgcccagccccagcaaatgtccaacagcagctccatcagccacttcctcctgctggccttggcagacacgcggcagctgcagctcctgcacttctgcctcttgctgggcatctccctggctgccctcctgggcaacggcctcatcatcagcgccgtagcctgcggccaccacctgcacatgcccatgttcttcttcctgctcaacctggccctcagcgacctgggctccatctgcaccactgtccccaaagccatgcacaattccctctgggacaccaggaacatctcctacaaAGGATGTGCTacacagctctttttctttctgttcttcatctcagcagagtATTTCCTCCTGACCGTCATGagctacgaccgctacgtgtccatctgcaaacccctgcactacgggaccctcctgggcagcagagcttgtgcccacatggcagcagctgcctgggccagtggctttctcattgctctgctgcacacagccaatacattttccctgcccctgtgcaaTGGTAATGCCCTGGatcagttcttctgtgaaatcccacagatcctcaagctctcctgctctaAATCCTATCTCAGGGAACTTGGGCTTCTTACACTTAGTGTCTGTTTGGTAGttggctgttttgtgttcattgttttctcctatgtgcagatcttcagggtcGTGCTGAgaatcccctctgagcagggacggcacaaagccttttccacctgcctccctcacctggctgttgTTTCCCTTTTGGTAAGCACTGTAGCAGTTGCCTACCAGAAGCctccctccatgtcctccccatccctggatctggccctgtcagttctgtactcggtggtgcctccagccctaaaccccctcatctacagcctgaggaaccaggagctcaaggctgcagtgaggagactgatgactggatgctttcaggaacattaaactgctggccaaTTCCTGCAaatcacttttaataaaaatcatcTTTGATACTTCTTGTTGGTTTAATTTTGGAggttgcttttctttgtttttctttttaataatatctacaaataaatgccattgtttgtgccatttctcatattttttctctcaACCTTCCCTGTGGCTACAGATTGTGTCAAAGAGGGGCTGTACTCTTGGTggctttaaaggaaataaaggattttccagcaaagttttctgcagagatgcccttttgttgccttctctggagctgcagcagcaatgtctgtgtgcagagctgggggcagatcagtgctggcacagcagctctgctcctgctggccacaccattcctgatccaggccaggagccattggccttcttggccacctgggcacactgctggctcatgtccagccttcTGTCCACCAGTcgctgcaggtccctttctgcctggctgctctccagccactctgtccccagcctgtagcactggGGCCAAATTGCACGGCCTGGCACTTGGAtttgttaaacctcaccttgttggattcATCCTCTGGATCCAGCCTATCAAGGTCCCTGTGCAGACCACTCCTATGTTCCCTCAGATCAAAACTCACATCCAGCTTGGTGACATCTGCAAAGATATCCTTGGTTCCAAGGGtgccctcagtgtcacaatggccctttggttACACTGGGCCCTGCACTGTCCCactggtctccttggttccatgggccccaAAATGTGacaatggactccttggttccatgtggcttcacagtgtcacaatcTTATCATTGGTGCTGCAGTTTAACAgaggccccttggttccatgggtCCCAGAGTGTCCCAATATTCCCTTGCTTCCAGGAGGCCTGGGGTTTTGGAGAACAAACTCCAGGTGTGAGTTCACCTGGTGTagacaatttatcatctggCAACACAAGGTCATAGAgtgggctatgacatcacagagtggggTATGTAAGGTCATGGAGAAGCTATGACACCACAGGCCACATATTTGACATCACAGGGCAGAGGTCTAACATCATAAAGCAGACTATGacctcacagagcaggctgtgacatcccagaggggctgtgtgacatcccagcagggctgtgtcaggtcactgggttggtcactctgccccagctccccctcacagtttctcccaacaacTCCAATGCTGTTCATGCCCCGCAGGTTCCCTGTCCCCGGGATCCCcccggcccacctggagccacagcctccatcaaaggatgttccacaggatccaccccagagcctgacatggggacaaggggctgggctgtgtgaccgggacagcagggacatgaattatccaggtcactgtggcctggTTTGGGTTGCtaagggcaggaaagatgtctggcagctggagcagggtctgggaagggcctccaaggtggggctggagcccctgggctgtgagcagaggctgagggagctgggctggtccagcctggagcagggaaggctgaggggctcctcatcccagcctggcagtgccagcaaggagctgatggaaaacacagggccaggctcttcacagggGGGCCTGgtgggagacaaaagccaatgggcggaaggggaaagaggggagatcagccaggacaggaggaaatgaaatgagtcaggctgatttcagcatttcctcccCACCAAAagcagcctgacctcccttcaccatccaccactgacagctttgcaaatcaggaattgttggaACTGTTTTGCCCTCACTCCAGGATGACCATCCTGACACAAGAacttaattgtgtttatatcaatcacagaaccacatttgtgtgaaattaattttagtatggaaatcactTGTGGATCGTGGCCTCATAAGACACTGCTGGGATGTTGTACATGGCTCAGGGAAGAGCGTGATTATTATTAAATTGTCCTGTTCAACTGTGGTCTgttggccatgaagagaaacttcCTCTGCCTCTGAGTCTCACCAGTTCCTGAcccccaaaggacacaaacctgataAGTTGTGGTTCCCATTCCAGTGGTGGCACCTgcccctccctccatccccagagcagaaCTCCCTTGTCCCAGAAAGTCCCTGGCAAaggagggatgaaggaaacaggacaggctgtggggatcaggggcagggcagggccagggatttgggggtggttgtgagcccagggcaggacccagcCCTTGGCCTTGGTGAACCTCATCCAATTGTCCTGGGCCCAtggctccagcctgtccagatccctctacagagcttcctgccctccagcaaaGCCATACTCCCACCCAGCTTGGGCTCACCTGAGAACTGACTGAGGGTGCTCTTAATGGCCTCGTCAGATCAGCAATAAAGAGATTTCACTGACCTGGCCCCaatcctgagccctggggacacccctggatgtgactccattcctcagctgctctgagtgccaggggtttgatgagaaaaatggtggggtgggggtggggACAAAGTGTCAGAGATGAAGGGTCTTGAGTTCATATCTATTCAAACTGCATTAGGAGGTGCTGGGGGTAAATATCAACTGGGGATTGCTGATACCAACATATAAAcaggtgtcctggtttagggcaaatttgttaaagaatctgcaaaggggggcccctccagaaagcaaaacccacacggcccctcccccccaacTGGTtcgggaaaaaattccttggagagaggtggaaagaacctgtGTATTTGACTGgcccagcaccccccagcacacaaaatgaacaataccagctgacaccgctctgagaaagatgacaaaatcagaaagtctctttcaggggtggttgctctgttctcagtccctccggctctgggccagctgctgcagccgaACGGTGCAAATCCTCGGTGTTTccaggtcccagtccggagcaggttcgagatggtcacaggaacaggagaggagaaacagtccgggaagaaatttggactgtttagctaaactagctaataagcagaagcaaaagcgagagcagaagcaagagcagaagagcaagcaagcaaagcagcaagctgaaagaAAGAAGTGAAAACCCGCCCTATGTACTGCTGTCTCTGTGTCTCTGATAAgggaaacccaaacaaaacttccactcttcagagccagtcttaaaggcacagaacagatgaatggggatacaagcatcctcacgtcaccccaggacaacaggaaaagaacaCAGGACAAAACAGTTCCCTCTGCATTGTTTTCAATACAGTATATTCACTTTTAATACATTTCTGAAATCTGACTAATTAACCACAGAAGAATTGAAAATTTGAATTATATCTAGGGGTTTTTcttgtttgggtgttttgaaCAAATGATTATGAGCCTTTTCAACTGAATTCATGAACTGAAGAGATCAAGAAAAAAGAGGCCTCTGGAGGAGGAAATTCCATCAGCAAtctccaagtggctgaggatccatccccatcagagcagcaatgaacagaaatgggcacagctttgtgcctgtcccagctctggcatgggccctgggcctggagcaggagcagctcttgagggccccaaggctggggctcttgtgctgccctaggcagatgggatggcagcagggactgcagagatctcagcacctcagcctgaggggagcagggcaggcagggagcctcctttggtCTTGGCCTAGccccttcccccatggctggggctgagtcctgtggcagctgcagctgctgctgtgtccttgccaggggct
Coding sequences within:
- the LOC131559858 gene encoding olfactory receptor 14J1-like is translated as MSNSSSISHFLLLALADTRQLQLLHFCLLLGISLAALLGNGLIISAVACGHHLHMPMFFFLLNLALSDLGSICTTVPKAMHNSLWDTRNISYKGCATQLFFFLFFISAEYFLLTVMSYDRYVSICKPLHYGTLLGSRACAHMAAAAWASGFLIALLHTANTFSLPLCNGNALDQFFCEIPQILKLSCSKSYLRELGLLTLSVCLVVGCFVFIVFSYVQIFRVVLRIPSEQGRHKAFSTCLPHLAVVSLLVSTVAVAYQKPPSMSSPSLDLALSVLYSVVPPALNPLIYSLRNQELKAAVRRLMTGCFQEH